One Setaria italica strain Yugu1 chromosome II, Setaria_italica_v2.0, whole genome shotgun sequence DNA segment encodes these proteins:
- the LOC111256221 gene encoding S-norcoclaurine synthase 1-like, with amino-acid sequence MEMETPRSSETRWSRVASSLPVRNVQDLATCCEGLTEETLKRYIRLDTQDNEVLSEQSGEVPVIDLGKLFNPDFAEEESARLRFACEDWGFFQIVNHGIPDEVIASIRNDIEKFFQLPLEVKSGYAQLPGDLQGYGQSFVVSESQTLDWSDMFVIIAHPPQARDMRYWPVQPHTFRQSIEEYSSELMKTAHSIVTVIAKTLNIDLGLMNDKYACQYLRMNYYPPCMTMAEKVLGFSPHSDGSFLTLLLEVNSVEGLQIKRYNAWIPVKPNPNALLVNVGDFLEIMSNGKYKSIEHRVTINTNKERLTLSAFHVPSLDGVVSPVTSRAEEKALYKTVGVEEYSKLYMSNKLDGKTALDHAKLL; translated from the exons ATGGAAATGGAGACTCCAAGGAGCAGTGAAACCAGATGGTCAAGGGTGGCTTCATCGCTCCCTGTCAGGAATGTACAAGATCTCGCAACATGTTGTGAGGGGTTGACAGAAGAGACTCTCAAAAGGTACATCCGACTGGACACTCAAGACAATGAAGTCCTTTCCGAGCAATCCGGTGAGGTTCCGGTGATCGACCTTGGTAAGCTCTTCAATCCCGACTTTGCAGAAGAGGAGTCTGCTCGCCTCAGATTTGCTTGTGAGGATTGGGGATTTTTCCAG ATTGTAAATCACGGTATACCTGACGAGGTCATTGCAAGTATAAGAAATGACATCGAGAAGTTCTTCCAACTTCCCCTCGAGGTAAAGAGTGGCTATGCACAGCTTCCCGGAGACCTTCAAGGCTATGGCCAATCGTTTGTTGTGTCGGAGAGTCAAACACTTGACTGGTCTGACATGTTTGTCATCATAGCTCATCCACCTCAGGCCCGTGATATGAGGTATTGGCCTGTTCAACCGCATACTTTCAG GCAATCCATTGAAGAGTACTCTTCAGAGTTGATGAAAACTGCACATTCTATTGTAACTGTCATTGCAAAAACATTAAATATTGATCTCGGACTGATGAACGACAAATATGCGTGTCAATATTTGAGGATGAATTACTACCCTCCATGCATGACCATGGCCGAGAAGGTTTTGGGCTTCTCGCCCCATTCAGATGGATCTTTTCTAACCCTCCTTTTAGAAGTTAATTCAGTTGAAGGCCTTCAAATCAAAAGGTACAATGCATGGATTCCTGTGAAACCAAATCCCAATGCATTGTTGGTGAATGTGGGTGATTTTCTTGAG ATTATGTCGAATGGAAAATATAAGAGTATCGAGCACAGGGTTACAATAAATACAAATAAGGAACGGTTGACCTTATCTGCATTCCATGTTCCTTCACTTGACGGAGTAGTTTCACCGGTTACGAGTAGGGCTGAAGAGAAGGCCCTGTACAAGACAGTGGGAGTAGAAGAGTATTCAAAACTCTACATGTCCAACAAATTAGATGGTAAGACAGCCTTGGATCATGCAAAATTACTCTAG